The Citrifermentans bemidjiense Bem genome window below encodes:
- the sucC gene encoding ADP-forming succinate--CoA ligase subunit beta produces MNVHEYQAKAILRKFGVPVPDGHVCYNGASAREWAKRLGEGPWVVKAQIHAGGRGKGGGVKLARTSSEVQMIARDMLGMTLRTHQTGPEGKVVHRVLVECGCNIGSELYVSLLVDRATSRVTVMASTEGGMDIEEVAAKTPEKIFTEAVDPLVGLTPFQCRKIAFSLGLRGKLTGKAVKVFTSLYNTFIATDCSLLEINPLVVTAEGELIALDAKFGFDDNALFRHLQIGDMRDFDEEDANEIEASQHDLSYISLTGNIGCLVNGAGLAMATMDIIKHYGGDPANFLDVGGGATIERVTEAFKIILSDKNVKGILVNIFGGIMKCDVIATGVIEAARQVGIQVPLVVRLEGTNVELGKRLLAESGLNIVAADGMADGAQKIVRAVAAQA; encoded by the coding sequence CCACGTGTGCTACAACGGTGCCAGTGCCAGGGAATGGGCCAAGCGGCTCGGCGAGGGACCTTGGGTGGTCAAGGCCCAGATCCATGCCGGGGGCCGCGGCAAGGGGGGAGGCGTCAAATTGGCGCGCACCTCGAGCGAGGTGCAGATGATCGCCCGCGACATGCTCGGCATGACCCTCAGGACGCACCAGACCGGGCCGGAAGGGAAGGTGGTGCACCGGGTCCTGGTCGAGTGCGGCTGCAACATCGGCAGCGAACTGTACGTGAGCCTCTTGGTGGACCGCGCCACTTCACGCGTCACGGTCATGGCCTCCACCGAGGGGGGGATGGACATCGAAGAGGTGGCCGCGAAGACCCCGGAGAAGATCTTCACCGAGGCGGTCGATCCGCTGGTGGGGCTGACTCCCTTCCAGTGCCGCAAGATCGCCTTCAGCTTGGGGCTCAGGGGGAAGCTCACGGGGAAGGCCGTTAAGGTTTTCACCTCCCTCTACAACACCTTCATCGCTACCGACTGTTCGCTCTTGGAGATAAACCCCTTGGTCGTCACGGCCGAAGGGGAACTGATCGCGCTGGACGCGAAATTCGGCTTCGACGATAACGCGCTCTTCCGCCACCTGCAGATAGGCGACATGCGGGACTTCGACGAGGAGGACGCGAACGAGATCGAGGCATCCCAGCACGACCTCTCCTACATCTCCCTTACCGGCAACATCGGCTGCCTTGTCAACGGCGCCGGCCTCGCCATGGCCACCATGGACATCATCAAGCACTACGGCGGCGACCCGGCGAACTTCCTGGATGTCGGGGGCGGGGCCACCATCGAGCGCGTCACCGAGGCCTTCAAGATCATCCTGTCGGATAAAAACGTGAAGGGGATCCTGGTCAACATCTTCGGCGGGATCATGAAGTGCGACGTCATCGCTACCGGGGTCATCGAAGCGGCGCGGCAGGTCGGCATCCAGGTGCCTCTCGTGGTCAGGCTGGAAGGGACCAACGTGGAGTTGGGCAAGCGGCTTCTGGCTGAAAGCGGGCTGAACATAGTAGCTGCCGACGGCATGGCCGACGGGGCGCAGAAAATAGTGCGGGCCGTAGCGGCCCAAGCCTAG